Proteins encoded in a region of the Bombiscardovia apis genome:
- a CDS encoding aldo/keto reductase, whose product MRTIPNIELSNGSAIPQVGLGVLRVANDQTASVVRSALEVGYRHIDTAAGYDNEAGVGQGLAQAGYASGPKRSELWLTTKLKDSEQGYDSALAAFDRQLGLLQTDYVDMYMIHWPTPFNWRSGQTWKAFDRLRSEGRVASLGVCNFLPEHLERLYAETGEYPVINQIELHPTWQQRETVSYCKEHGIAVEAYSPLARGADLEAGGGVIEAIAQQHRVSPAQVILRWHIENGTIIIPKSVHHNRQQDNLNLFDFSLSESEHASIDALDSPKRAGHDPLTFTYA is encoded by the coding sequence ATGAGAACGATTCCCAATATCGAGTTGAGCAACGGTTCGGCCATTCCCCAAGTGGGCCTTGGCGTCTTGCGAGTAGCCAACGACCAGACCGCCAGCGTAGTGCGCTCAGCCCTAGAAGTAGGATATCGCCACATCGACACGGCCGCAGGCTACGACAACGAAGCCGGAGTAGGGCAGGGCTTGGCTCAAGCTGGATATGCGAGCGGCCCCAAGCGCAGTGAGCTCTGGCTGACCACCAAACTTAAGGATTCCGAGCAGGGCTACGATTCAGCCCTCGCCGCCTTCGACCGCCAGCTAGGACTTCTCCAAACCGACTACGTCGACATGTATATGATTCACTGGCCTACCCCCTTCAACTGGCGCTCCGGGCAAACCTGGAAGGCCTTCGATCGCCTGCGCTCCGAGGGCAGGGTCGCATCCCTGGGCGTGTGCAACTTCCTACCCGAGCACTTGGAGCGGCTTTACGCGGAGACCGGCGAATACCCGGTCATCAACCAGATTGAGCTCCATCCCACCTGGCAGCAGCGCGAAACCGTATCCTACTGCAAGGAGCATGGTATTGCCGTCGAAGCCTACTCTCCCTTGGCTCGGGGAGCGGACTTGGAGGCTGGCGGGGGAGTGATTGAAGCTATTGCCCAGCAGCACCGGGTGAGCCCGGCTCAAGTGATTTTGCGCTGGCATATCGAAAACGGCACCATCATTATTCCCAAATCAGTGCACCACAACCGTCAGCAAGACAACCTCAACCTCTTCGACTTCTCCCTGAGCGAGAGCGAGCATGCCAGCATCGACGCGCTCGACAGCCCCAAGCGCGCAGGCCACGACCCGCTGACCTTCACCTACGCCTGA
- a CDS encoding GmrSD restriction endonuclease domain-containing protein has product MSMPGEPNWPGADDGSRPGGHNTRPRSPKRGSSSPNRAYRPKGSGNSGLGDWPQPPSSARFRSSSLTERILILLVIAVVVGITIGFVLPRVSPRMAQMTGSYTASGDAAQALEQLSVVDNPKPKKHYDRKSFGFKETDEDGNGCNVREDVLSRDLRNVTYTKPGGCKVKSGVLQDPYTGKTINFVRGAQTSSLVQIDHVVALENAWKSGASEWDTARRYQMGNDPYNLLAVDGQANQDKGSASAAYWLPPQVDYRCSYVSRQIGVKAKYGMTVTSAEKTAMLGVLHSCPAQPLPKQ; this is encoded by the coding sequence ATGAGCATGCCAGGAGAGCCCAACTGGCCGGGCGCAGATGACGGCAGCCGGCCCGGCGGGCATAATACTCGACCGCGCTCGCCCAAGCGGGGGAGTAGCAGTCCGAACCGCGCATACCGGCCCAAAGGCAGCGGCAATAGTGGCCTTGGTGACTGGCCGCAGCCGCCGTCCTCAGCGCGCTTCCGCTCCTCTTCGCTCACCGAGCGCATACTCATCTTGCTAGTCATCGCCGTAGTAGTAGGCATTACTATTGGCTTTGTATTGCCCCGGGTGAGCCCTCGCATGGCCCAGATGACCGGCAGCTACACGGCCAGTGGAGACGCAGCCCAAGCCCTGGAACAATTGAGCGTGGTCGACAATCCCAAGCCTAAAAAGCACTACGACCGCAAGTCATTCGGCTTCAAAGAGACCGACGAAGACGGTAACGGCTGCAATGTGCGCGAAGACGTGCTCAGCCGAGACCTGCGCAACGTGACTTACACCAAGCCCGGCGGTTGCAAGGTAAAAAGCGGCGTGCTCCAAGACCCGTACACTGGCAAAACCATCAACTTTGTGCGAGGGGCGCAGACAAGTTCGCTAGTGCAAATTGACCACGTAGTCGCCCTCGAAAACGCTTGGAAATCTGGGGCAAGCGAGTGGGATACCGCCAGGCGCTACCAGATGGGCAATGACCCTTACAACTTGCTCGCAGTCGACGGTCAAGCCAACCAAGACAAGGGCTCAGCCTCCGCCGCCTACTGGCTACCGCCGCAAGTGGACTACCGTTGCTCATACGTGTCACGGCAGATAGGGGTCAAAGCCAAGTATGGGATGACGGTCACTAGCGCAGAGAAAACCGCCATGCTGGGCGTGCTCCACTCCTGCCCGGCCCAGCCGCTACCCAAGCAGTAA
- a CDS encoding MDR family MFS transporter has product MRKPELTASKQALSREASYANGKLTKPALISLSVLTAITFLGNFTQLQLASALPTIVAEFGITLTTGQWLTSIFQLVMGVMVPLTGFLTKRFSTRQIVITSMTIFTIGSLLSWQSTSFALVLFGRMLEAVGTGAMWPVLQITVFSIYPLARRGMAMGTVGVAMSVAPAIGPAFGGWQTDSRGWRSIFLSLAVLGAVALVASLFLLRNFGEVDKTIKTDFFSVALSIFGFGGLMFGFTNIENFSIASPMVWLPMIVGIAGIVWFVLRQLHKEKPLLNLRVLKVKNFTVGTVIASLSFFAFSSVTVILPLYIQTDRGFSATLSGLVMLPGAIGTAIAQFFGGRLLDRMGARPVALTGCSILFIGTVGMSMIGSTTWIGMVSILQFVRQIGMGFTLMPLTTWSLNNLPPKELSAGSAVTNTARQIAGAVGAPILVIAMETITNARQQSLGGGASTQIASNIFGVQWALRISALICFGMLTLVYFGVRGEDAGSGRAMSRMILRHMHFVHIPGTANARQSSQTECEAVQKEKTAAAQMTTPPINAPADTSEKH; this is encoded by the coding sequence ATGAGGAAACCAGAGCTGACTGCAAGCAAGCAGGCGCTCAGCAGAGAGGCATCATACGCTAACGGAAAGCTAACCAAACCGGCGCTTATTTCCCTCTCTGTACTCACTGCTATCACGTTTTTGGGCAATTTTACGCAGCTCCAGCTGGCGAGCGCTCTGCCCACTATCGTAGCCGAATTCGGTATCACTTTAACTACCGGCCAGTGGCTGACTTCGATTTTCCAGCTGGTTATGGGCGTCATGGTGCCACTCACCGGCTTCCTCACCAAGCGCTTCTCCACCCGGCAGATCGTTATTACCTCGATGACGATTTTCACGATCGGTTCGCTTTTGAGCTGGCAGTCCACTTCCTTTGCGCTCGTACTCTTCGGCCGTATGCTTGAGGCGGTTGGAACTGGCGCTATGTGGCCGGTTTTACAGATTACCGTCTTCTCGATTTACCCGCTGGCCAGGCGCGGCATGGCGATGGGCACGGTGGGCGTGGCTATGAGCGTGGCCCCGGCTATTGGCCCCGCTTTTGGCGGCTGGCAGACCGATTCGCGCGGCTGGCGCTCCATCTTCCTTTCTCTCGCCGTTTTAGGCGCTGTGGCCCTGGTTGCCTCCCTCTTCCTCTTGCGCAACTTTGGCGAGGTAGACAAGACTATAAAGACTGACTTTTTCTCGGTGGCGCTTTCAATTTTCGGCTTCGGCGGGCTCATGTTTGGCTTCACCAATATTGAGAACTTCTCCATCGCTAGCCCTATGGTGTGGCTGCCGATGATTGTTGGTATTGCAGGCATTGTCTGGTTCGTGTTGCGCCAGCTCCACAAGGAGAAGCCGCTGCTGAACTTGCGCGTGCTCAAGGTGAAGAATTTTACGGTGGGCACGGTTATTGCTTCGCTCTCCTTCTTCGCTTTCAGCTCGGTTACCGTGATTTTGCCGCTCTACATTCAGACGGACCGCGGATTTTCGGCGACGCTGTCTGGCTTGGTGATGCTGCCCGGCGCTATTGGCACTGCTATCGCCCAGTTCTTCGGCGGTCGTTTGCTGGACCGCATGGGTGCCCGCCCGGTGGCTTTGACGGGCTGCTCTATTCTCTTCATCGGCACGGTGGGTATGAGCATGATTGGCTCTACTACTTGGATTGGCATGGTGTCGATTCTTCAGTTTGTGCGCCAGATTGGTATGGGCTTTACACTGATGCCACTGACGACTTGGTCGCTAAACAACCTGCCTCCTAAGGAGCTTTCGGCTGGTTCGGCAGTGACGAATACGGCCCGGCAGATTGCTGGCGCTGTGGGCGCGCCTATCTTGGTGATTGCCATGGAGACGATTACGAATGCCCGCCAGCAGTCCTTGGGCGGCGGTGCGTCTACGCAGATTGCTTCGAACATCTTCGGCGTGCAGTGGGCCCTGCGCATTTCGGCTCTTATCTGCTTCGGCATGCTCACCCTGGTCTACTTCGGCGTGCGCGGCGAGGATGCGGGCTCGGGCAGGGCTATGTCTCGTATGATTTTGCGCCACATGCATTTTGTGCATATTCCCGGTACTGCTAACGCCCGCCAGTCTTCACAGACCGAGTGCGAGGCTGTGCAAAAGGAGAAGACGGCCGCTGCGCAGATGACTACGCCGCCTATTAACGCTCCTGCTGATACCAGCGAAAAGCACTGA
- a CDS encoding InlB B-repeat-containing protein, translated as MSWGGGSTSLITPPQAHASESTQFRLNPKSGPAAGGTAATITPYTIGGVKFTTISSKLEHTLSIGDDGNAYAWGDNTYGELGIGDLSGGHTTPTRVRMPANVKFTQISAGGWHGNHSLAIGTDGNAYSWGMNDHGQLGLGDTTNRTTPQIVNPPAGVRFVRIAAGYASSFALGNNGKIYAWGNTTNTEGGSGSGVLGVGDNNDRYSPTEVVGIPNTVKITTFSILADFVMALGSDGLIYTWGNNSYGQLATGDTVNRNSAVVVNPPVGTQRFTSINAGEWDATAIADDGYTYKWGIRNRGVFGDGTGDTDLGGTPNVLIPTRVTVTLPGGAGIKSLSSGGHHTLAIGTDNKTYAWGWNGLYPYGQLGAGITTATWKTTPIPVNVPSGVTFISVTAGAFNSAAIGSDGNTYMWGMSKFNSTGGALGDGATVNRNTPVRVGGPITITRVTFGGIVTPGTVTPVSSIWTGNTPPHAPGDVDVIVSWTLNGFAQPNETLRFRYLDTFTVTFDLDTAPGIPPGSQRVLEGSKATWPTQPSWAGHGFVGWFLNGKPYTYNEPVTANITLTAHWEERTFTFTMDPNRGPNSGGTSVTITPHPKGSSVLFTQVSAGWYHTLAIGSDGDLYAWGRNDAGQIGDNSTTNRLQPTKAVTPNGVKFLKISAGPNNSFALGSDNRWYAWGFNTSGQLGTGTTSNQLRPQAISMPTGVGAYTQVSPGRDHTLAIGDNSTTYAWGANNSGQLGDNTTVNQLSPVAVQTPAGVYQFTQVSAGSGHSIGIGDNGQAYSWGSNQYGQLGTSVINVGSSSSVPVQVQLPVGVSTFKQATATADWSLAISDTGRIYTWGYNGDYELGNGTTVNQPLPAEPSIPSGITFTNVTTNSDSAMSIGSNGSIYAWGYNASGQLGTGNQTSPTRPIVVNPKPGTTFTKLLSGWKHAIGIDTTGGIWTWGDNEYGQLGDKQGGPGKLSLTPVSAGMLYDINVTAVKFGNTPAQTGPTPNGSAGTWTVTSPRNNEGGPVPVIVTWTLNGTAQPDYPIHNFIYPFIPLNLPAAGSIPLQRLGGGSLLALSLMAAVVYAALQVSSHRKRGKGRHLQTAQ; from the coding sequence GTGTCCTGGGGGGGGGGGTCCACCAGCCTGATCACCCCACCCCAAGCGCACGCTAGCGAATCCACCCAATTCCGCCTTAACCCCAAGTCCGGCCCCGCCGCCGGTGGCACCGCCGCCACCATTACGCCGTACACTATAGGCGGAGTGAAATTCACCACTATTAGCTCCAAGCTCGAACATACTCTTTCCATCGGCGATGATGGTAACGCTTATGCTTGGGGGGATAACACTTACGGCGAACTAGGCATCGGCGATCTCTCCGGCGGGCACACCACGCCGACACGAGTCCGTATGCCAGCTAACGTGAAATTCACTCAAATCAGCGCAGGAGGATGGCATGGTAATCATTCTCTCGCCATCGGCACCGACGGAAATGCTTATTCATGGGGCATGAACGACCACGGACAACTAGGCTTAGGCGATACCACTAACCGGACAACACCACAAATCGTCAACCCACCAGCAGGAGTTCGATTTGTAAGAATTGCAGCCGGGTACGCATCAAGTTTCGCTCTTGGCAACAACGGTAAAATCTATGCTTGGGGCAACACCACTAACACGGAAGGTGGCTCAGGCTCTGGCGTTTTAGGAGTTGGAGACAACAATGATCGTTACTCACCAACCGAAGTTGTTGGCATTCCTAATACTGTAAAAATCACCACGTTCAGCATCCTAGCTGATTTTGTTATGGCTTTAGGTAGTGACGGACTCATTTACACATGGGGTAATAACTCTTACGGCCAGCTCGCTACGGGTGACACCGTAAACCGTAATTCAGCCGTTGTAGTAAATCCACCAGTTGGCACCCAACGGTTTACAAGTATCAATGCTGGCGAATGGGATGCCACCGCAATTGCTGACGACGGATACACCTACAAATGGGGAATCCGCAACAGGGGTGTCTTCGGAGATGGTACCGGTGACACCGATCTCGGTGGCACACCTAATGTTCTAATTCCTACACGGGTGACAGTCACTCTGCCAGGAGGGGCTGGCATTAAAAGTCTCAGCTCCGGAGGACATCACACTCTGGCCATCGGCACCGACAATAAAACCTACGCATGGGGATGGAACGGACTGTACCCCTATGGGCAATTGGGTGCAGGGATTACTACCGCAACATGGAAAACAACCCCAATACCAGTGAATGTACCCTCTGGAGTCACTTTCATCAGCGTTACTGCCGGTGCTTTTAACTCAGCAGCCATAGGTAGTGACGGCAACACCTACATGTGGGGCATGTCGAAATTCAACAGCACAGGAGGAGCCCTCGGCGACGGCGCTACCGTCAACCGTAATACTCCGGTGCGTGTGGGTGGGCCGATTACGATAACCCGAGTCACGTTCGGTGGTATTGTCACGCCGGGTACGGTGACACCGGTTTCGAGTATTTGGACGGGGAATACTCCGCCTCACGCTCCTGGGGACGTGGATGTGATTGTTAGCTGGACCTTGAATGGGTTTGCGCAGCCTAACGAAACGTTAAGGTTCCGGTATTTGGATACGTTTACCGTCACCTTCGATCTTGACACCGCACCAGGTATTCCACCGGGCTCGCAACGAGTGTTAGAGGGGTCGAAAGCAACATGGCCAACGCAGCCCTCGTGGGCTGGGCATGGGTTTGTGGGCTGGTTCCTCAACGGTAAGCCCTACACCTACAACGAACCCGTCACCGCTAACATCACCCTGACCGCCCATTGGGAGGAACGAACTTTCACCTTCACGATGGACCCGAACCGAGGGCCTAACAGTGGCGGAACGAGCGTTACGATTACCCCGCATCCTAAGGGGTCGAGTGTGCTGTTTACGCAGGTGTCAGCAGGCTGGTATCACACACTCGCCATCGGCTCAGACGGCGACCTCTACGCCTGGGGGAGAAACGATGCCGGACAGATAGGAGACAACAGCACCACCAACCGACTACAACCCACCAAAGCGGTCACACCAAACGGAGTCAAATTCCTCAAAATCAGCGCAGGACCCAACAACTCCTTCGCTCTAGGAAGTGATAACCGTTGGTACGCTTGGGGATTCAACACGAGCGGCCAACTGGGAACTGGCACTACTAGTAACCAGTTACGACCCCAAGCTATCAGCATGCCCACTGGAGTGGGCGCGTACACGCAGGTCAGTCCGGGAAGAGACCATACCCTCGCTATCGGCGACAACAGTACTACCTACGCTTGGGGAGCCAACAACAGCGGCCAGCTCGGCGACAACACTACCGTTAACCAGCTCAGCCCAGTCGCAGTGCAGACACCGGCTGGCGTCTACCAGTTCACTCAAGTGAGTGCCGGTTCCGGTCACTCCATCGGCATAGGCGATAACGGGCAAGCCTACAGCTGGGGATCCAACCAATACGGCCAACTCGGCACCAGTGTCATCAACGTAGGTAGCAGCAGTAGCGTACCCGTACAAGTCCAACTACCCGTCGGGGTGAGCACGTTCAAACAGGCCACGGCTACTGCCGACTGGTCACTAGCTATCAGCGATACCGGCCGTATTTACACCTGGGGCTACAACGGCGACTACGAGCTCGGCAACGGCACCACTGTTAACCAGCCACTACCAGCCGAACCAAGCATCCCCTCTGGTATTACCTTCACCAATGTCACCACGAATAGTGACAGTGCCATGAGTATTGGCAGTAACGGTAGTATCTACGCTTGGGGCTACAACGCTTCAGGCCAGCTCGGCACCGGTAACCAAACCAGCCCAACCCGGCCTATCGTCGTCAACCCCAAGCCCGGCACCACGTTTACCAAACTCCTCTCCGGTTGGAAACATGCTATCGGCATAGACACCACCGGTGGTATCTGGACCTGGGGTGACAACGAGTACGGCCAACTGGGTGACAAACAAGGCGGGCCGGGCAAACTCAGCCTGACCCCCGTCAGCGCAGGCATGCTCTACGACATCAACGTCACCGCCGTCAAATTCGGCAACACCCCAGCCCAAACCGGCCCCACCCCAAACGGTAGTGCAGGCACCTGGACCGTAACCTCCCCCAGAAACAACGAAGGCGGCCCAGTACCCGTAATAGTCACATGGACCCTAAACGGAACAGCCCAACCCGACTACCCCATCCACAACTTCATCTACCCCTTCATCCCCCTCAACCTCCCAGCAGCGGGAAGTATCCCCCTGCAACGCCTAGGCGGAGGCAGCTTGCTGGCCCTCAGCCTTATGGCGGCAGTAGTGTACGCAGCACTGCAAGTCAGTAGTCACCGCAAGCGTGGCAAGGGGCGCCACCTACAAACGGCCCAGTAA
- a CDS encoding ATP-binding protein, with product MSTNPFKPTAGHLPPLLVGREPIIADFEEGLADGPGAPGRLMCVTGARGVGKTVILTEFGNIAKSHHWEVLDETASSGLAERLVERLQPTKRQLATTIKPEITGPQGIGASLGQISISSQQMPLTLREALTHRLNKIEKRSKDRGLLVTVDETQAADRNDLVAIATAVQHLIRENRNIAFVFAGLPTITSKWLNDELLTFLRRAQPERLADVPLPEVETAFSNTFAQSGITLAGNPLTEATEATQGYPFMIQLVGYNIWRVANRHAAENPVVTEEDASKGIEDARRRLGNTVHGPELDGLSQVDRTYLLAMAKDDGPSFTAEIAKRLKQSQTYANIYRTRLLDGDFIKNAGWGRVDFAIPYLRQYLREHDAYYMQQE from the coding sequence ATGAGTACAAATCCTTTCAAGCCCACTGCTGGCCATTTACCGCCATTATTGGTCGGTAGAGAACCGATTATTGCAGACTTTGAAGAGGGCTTAGCCGACGGCCCCGGGGCGCCAGGTCGGCTTATGTGCGTCACAGGCGCACGAGGAGTCGGAAAAACTGTTATTCTTACCGAATTTGGCAATATAGCTAAAAGCCATCATTGGGAAGTTCTCGACGAAACCGCATCGAGTGGCCTGGCCGAGCGCCTTGTCGAGCGCCTGCAACCCACCAAGCGTCAGCTTGCAACCACGATTAAACCAGAAATTACAGGGCCTCAAGGTATCGGTGCCAGCCTTGGTCAAATCAGCATCTCCTCTCAGCAAATGCCCCTCACCCTACGAGAAGCCTTGACTCACCGACTTAACAAGATAGAGAAGCGCAGCAAGGATCGTGGGCTTTTGGTGACCGTCGACGAAACACAGGCCGCCGACCGCAACGATCTTGTAGCCATAGCCACCGCCGTTCAGCACCTCATACGCGAGAACAGAAACATCGCCTTCGTTTTCGCCGGCCTGCCGACCATCACATCGAAATGGCTGAACGACGAGCTGCTGACCTTCTTGCGTCGCGCCCAGCCCGAGCGCCTCGCAGACGTGCCGCTGCCCGAGGTCGAAACCGCTTTCAGCAATACCTTCGCACAATCAGGTATTACCTTAGCTGGCAATCCCCTCACCGAAGCCACTGAAGCCACGCAGGGCTATCCTTTCATGATTCAGCTTGTTGGATACAACATCTGGCGAGTGGCCAACCGGCACGCAGCTGAAAACCCCGTTGTTACCGAAGAAGATGCTAGTAAGGGCATTGAGGATGCCCGTCGGCGCCTTGGCAACACTGTCCACGGCCCCGAGCTCGATGGCCTATCTCAAGTCGACCGCACATATCTCCTTGCCATGGCTAAAGATGACGGCCCGTCCTTTACAGCGGAAATCGCCAAACGCCTCAAACAGAGCCAAACTTATGCCAACATCTACCGCACACGACTACTCGATGGCGATTTCATCAAGAATGCCGGCTGGGGCCGCGTTGACTTCGCCATCCCCTACCTGCGCCAATACTTACGCGAGCACGATGCCTACTACATGCAGCAAGAGTAA
- a CDS encoding phosphate ABC transporter substrate-binding protein PstS: protein MQTSRGNGMHKPTFARGAAVVTALSLAFGLAACGDNAPASSAISGASGASSVSGADGGPNLQGEFAGSGASSQQSANEAWIADFHASHNQARISYDPAGSGAGVTALLNGSVIWAGSDEPLNAAQLEQSKSTCARGTAFEVPVYVTPIAFAYNLPSVGLNDSGKHLRMEPETIAAIFQGQITRWNDARLARLNPGVGLPDLPITVVHRSDKSGTTKSLFKYLKAAAGPAWPYEPGENWPNNVGQGAKGTAGLVMTLTQAEGTFGYADAAQTSGLGTVAVKVGESYVPASERGVSKMMDKVKYEAQPQGSLRKLVKVDYQTAEPGAYPVLLVSYDIACQAYQRDASGSKAAFAKSWLSYLASEAGQQQAAANAGSVPLTPAIREQVMQSVQAIEAS from the coding sequence ATGCAGACGAGTCGAGGAAATGGCATGCACAAACCTACCTTCGCCCGAGGGGCGGCCGTGGTGACCGCTTTGTCTCTCGCGTTTGGCCTGGCGGCCTGCGGAGACAACGCTCCGGCATCTTCGGCTATTTCGGGCGCTTCGGGCGCTTCGAGTGTTTCGGGCGCGGATGGCGGCCCCAATTTGCAGGGCGAATTCGCAGGTTCGGGCGCTTCCTCCCAGCAGTCGGCCAACGAGGCTTGGATAGCTGATTTTCATGCCAGCCACAATCAGGCGCGCATCTCTTACGATCCCGCTGGTTCCGGCGCTGGAGTTACGGCCCTGCTCAACGGCTCAGTCATTTGGGCGGGCAGCGACGAACCTTTGAACGCGGCCCAATTGGAGCAGTCCAAGTCCACTTGCGCTCGCGGTACTGCTTTTGAAGTGCCGGTCTATGTGACCCCCATCGCTTTTGCTTACAACCTGCCCTCGGTCGGGCTCAACGATTCTGGTAAGCACCTGCGCATGGAGCCCGAGACGATTGCGGCGATTTTCCAGGGGCAGATTACCCGTTGGAACGACGCGCGCTTGGCCCGGCTCAATCCGGGCGTGGGCCTGCCGGACCTGCCTATTACTGTGGTGCACCGTTCCGATAAGTCGGGCACAACCAAGAGTTTGTTTAAGTATTTGAAGGCCGCAGCTGGCCCCGCTTGGCCCTACGAGCCGGGCGAGAATTGGCCGAACAACGTGGGGCAGGGCGCCAAGGGCACTGCTGGCTTGGTGATGACGCTCACGCAGGCGGAGGGCACTTTTGGCTACGCTGATGCGGCGCAGACTTCCGGGCTGGGCACGGTGGCGGTCAAGGTGGGGGAGTCCTACGTGCCTGCCAGTGAGCGCGGCGTTTCCAAAATGATGGACAAAGTCAAGTATGAGGCTCAGCCTCAGGGCTCCTTACGTAAGCTCGTGAAGGTGGATTACCAGACTGCGGAGCCCGGCGCTTACCCGGTTTTGCTGGTCTCCTACGACATCGCCTGCCAGGCCTACCAGCGCGATGCGAGCGGCTCGAAAGCTGCCTTTGCCAAGTCTTGGCTCAGCTACTTGGCGAGCGAGGCCGGGCAGCAGCAGGCCGCCGCCAACGCAGGCTCGGTGCCGCTCACCCCTGCCATTCGTGAGCAAGTCATGCAATCCGTACAAGCAATCGAGGCCTCATGA
- the pstC gene encoding phosphate ABC transporter permease subunit PstC: MSKTLAPQSATNMAEQNPQGVDPDAVSVSVDVSAAPAEASAAPTAPSPGRTADKVFKICAWSAGILIFLALAAVTIFLILRALPAFTGDPAVRSSALESLSGGRASNFASYVGPLLFGTILIAGLSLLLAFPVSTGIALFITHYAPRKLSTALSSVVDLLAAIPSVIYGLWGALVLVPAITGFWNWVATYLGWIPIFAGPAAAPARSVASVALVLAVMILPIITSVARDIFAQAPRLQQEAALALGATKWETIRLAVLPFARSGLISASMLGLGRALGETMAVLMILSPGFSYSLHILQASTSQTIAANIASQFPEADSMGVAMLVATGLVLFVITFLVNFLARRITGKGVSK; the protein is encoded by the coding sequence ATGAGCAAGACTTTGGCCCCTCAATCCGCCACTAATATGGCTGAGCAGAACCCGCAAGGGGTGGATCCAGACGCTGTCAGCGTGTCGGTCGATGTCTCTGCTGCTCCTGCTGAAGCCAGCGCTGCTCCCACCGCACCCAGCCCCGGCCGCACAGCAGACAAGGTCTTCAAAATCTGCGCTTGGTCAGCGGGAATTCTTATCTTTTTGGCGCTCGCAGCGGTCACAATATTCCTCATTCTGCGCGCCCTACCAGCCTTCACCGGCGACCCGGCAGTTCGCAGTTCCGCTCTCGAATCACTCAGCGGCGGCCGCGCTTCCAACTTCGCATCATACGTAGGCCCTCTCCTCTTCGGAACCATTCTTATAGCTGGGCTCTCGCTGCTGCTGGCTTTCCCAGTCTCGACCGGAATTGCGCTCTTCATCACGCATTATGCCCCCCGCAAGCTCTCGACTGCGCTCAGCTCGGTAGTCGACCTTTTAGCTGCCATTCCTTCGGTCATTTACGGTCTCTGGGGTGCGCTGGTCTTGGTTCCCGCCATTACCGGCTTCTGGAATTGGGTGGCTACATACCTAGGCTGGATTCCCATATTTGCAGGACCGGCAGCCGCTCCCGCCCGCTCGGTAGCCTCGGTGGCGCTGGTCTTGGCAGTGATGATTTTACCCATTATTACCTCGGTAGCTCGCGATATTTTCGCCCAAGCACCGCGCTTGCAGCAGGAGGCGGCTCTGGCCCTGGGTGCAACCAAGTGGGAGACTATCCGCTTGGCGGTGCTGCCCTTCGCTCGTTCTGGCCTCATTTCGGCTTCGATGCTGGGCTTGGGCCGCGCGCTTGGTGAGACTATGGCCGTGCTGATGATTCTCTCGCCCGGCTTCTCGTATTCCCTGCACATCTTGCAGGCCTCAACCAGCCAAACTATCGCCGCCAATATCGCCTCCCAGTTCCCAGAAGCGGATTCGATGGGCGTGGCTATGTTGGTCGCCACCGGCCTTGTGCTCTTCGTTATCACCTTCTTGGTGAACTTCTTAGCCCGCCGTATCACCGGAAAGGGGGTGTCCAAGTGA